The following are encoded in a window of Sphaerisporangium siamense genomic DNA:
- a CDS encoding HAD family hydrolase yields MRRLLRRRTEAEIAGEVAAAAAVAAPIAEPDSTAAAFFDVDNTMMRGASIYHFARGLASRGLFTTTDLLRFAIGQALFRVRGNENPEHIARAKETALAFVVGLKVDEVVRLGEEIYDEVMADRIWNGTRALAQGHLDAGQRVWLVTATPVELSRVIAQRLGLTGALGTVAETEHGVYTGRLVGDLLHGPAKAEAVKALARREGLDLSRCTAYSDSANDLPLLRLVGNPCAINPDGELLEHARRNDWTVRDFRTGRKATMIGLPIAAGAGALAGGVAAAIALRKHYRSL; encoded by the coding sequence ATGAGGCGGTTACTACGACGGCGTACCGAGGCGGAGATCGCCGGCGAGGTCGCGGCCGCGGCCGCCGTGGCGGCCCCCATCGCCGAGCCCGATTCGACCGCCGCGGCGTTCTTCGACGTCGACAACACGATGATGCGCGGCGCGTCGATCTACCACTTCGCGCGCGGGCTCGCCTCGCGCGGGCTGTTCACCACCACCGACCTGCTGAGGTTCGCCATCGGCCAGGCGCTGTTCCGCGTGCGCGGCAACGAGAACCCCGAGCACATCGCCCGCGCCAAGGAGACGGCGCTCGCGTTCGTGGTGGGCCTCAAGGTGGACGAGGTCGTCCGTCTCGGCGAGGAGATCTACGACGAGGTCATGGCCGACCGCATCTGGAACGGCACCCGCGCGCTCGCCCAGGGCCACCTGGACGCGGGCCAGCGGGTGTGGCTGGTGACCGCCACGCCGGTCGAGTTGTCCCGGGTCATCGCCCAGCGCCTCGGCCTCACGGGGGCCCTCGGCACCGTCGCCGAGACCGAGCACGGCGTCTACACCGGGCGACTGGTGGGCGACCTGCTGCACGGGCCCGCCAAGGCCGAGGCCGTCAAGGCCCTGGCCCGGCGCGAGGGCCTCGACCTGTCGCGCTGCACGGCCTACAGCGACTCGGCCAACGACCTGCCCCTGTTGCGGCTCGTCGGAAACCCGTGCGCGATCAACCCCGACGGTGAGCTGCTCGAACACGCCAGGCGCAACGACTGGACGGTGCGCGACTTCCGCACCGGGCGCAAGGCCACCATGATCGGCCTGCCCATCGCGGCGGGCGCGGGCGCGCTGGCGGGCGGCGTGGCGGCGGCGATCGCGCTCAGGAAGCACTACCGCTCCCTGTGA
- a CDS encoding sigma-70 family RNA polymerase sigma factor: MSNSWSVAGLSPAGAADTVNSTRAADEQRERSSPDFDELRRVVLRAKTGDADAFAALYDRYVDLVYRYVYFRVGCHALAEDLTSETFLRALGRIAHFTWQGRDVGAWLVTIARNLVTDHYKSGRYRMEVATAEVLDTPLDGAHIPENAVVNTMITERVLRAVRELNPEQQECVVLRFLHGMSLAETALIMGKKAGAIKALQFRAIRALARALPDDLG, from the coding sequence ATGTCGAACTCATGGTCGGTCGCCGGGCTTTCCCCAGCAGGAGCGGCCGACACGGTGAACTCCACGCGCGCCGCCGACGAGCAGCGAGAGCGTTCCTCCCCGGACTTCGACGAGCTCCGGAGAGTGGTGCTCCGTGCCAAGACCGGTGACGCGGACGCCTTCGCGGCCCTGTACGACAGGTACGTCGATCTGGTGTACCGCTACGTCTACTTCCGGGTCGGCTGCCACGCGCTCGCGGAGGATCTCACCAGTGAAACGTTCCTCCGCGCGCTGGGCCGCATCGCGCACTTCACCTGGCAGGGCAGGGACGTCGGCGCGTGGCTGGTGACGATCGCCAGGAACCTCGTGACCGACCACTACAAGTCCGGCAGGTACCGCATGGAGGTGGCCACCGCCGAGGTGCTGGACACCCCCTTGGACGGCGCGCACATCCCGGAGAACGCCGTGGTGAACACGATGATCACCGAACGCGTGCTGCGGGCCGTGCGCGAGCTCAACCCCGAGCAGCAGGAATGCGTGGTGCTGCGCTTCCTGCACGGCATGTCCCTGGCCGAGACCGCGCTGATCATGGGTAAGAAGGCCGGCGCGATCAAAGCCTTGCAGTTCCGCGCGATCCGCGCCCTGGCCAGGGCGCTGCCGGACGACCTCGGCTGA
- a CDS encoding redox-sensing transcriptional repressor Rex, producing MSQARERGIPDATVARLPLYLRALNGLAERGTATVSSEDLAVAAGVNSAKLRKDLSHLGSYGTRGVGYDVQYLIYQISRELGLTQDWAVAIVGVGNLGRALANYGGFVSRGFRVAALFDADASVVGEHLVGMAVEHIDRLEEVIAARDVSIVVIATPAAAAQAVADRVITSGITSILNFAPVVLNVPDGVDVRKVDLSTELQILAFHEQRKADRESGSPIMAENLAEAMDA from the coding sequence ATGTCTCAAGCGCGTGAACGTGGCATCCCCGATGCGACCGTCGCGAGGCTGCCCTTGTACCTGCGCGCCCTCAACGGGCTCGCGGAGAGGGGCACCGCGACCGTCAGCTCCGAGGATCTCGCCGTCGCGGCCGGCGTCAACTCCGCCAAGCTCCGCAAGGACCTCTCCCATCTCGGGTCCTACGGCACCCGCGGCGTCGGGTACGACGTCCAGTACCTCATCTACCAGATCTCCCGCGAACTCGGCCTCACGCAGGACTGGGCCGTGGCGATCGTCGGCGTCGGCAACCTCGGCCGCGCGCTCGCCAACTACGGCGGGTTCGTGTCGCGGGGCTTCCGTGTGGCCGCCCTGTTCGACGCCGACGCCTCCGTGGTGGGGGAACACCTGGTCGGCATGGCCGTCGAGCACATCGACAGGCTCGAAGAGGTGATCGCGGCCCGCGACGTGTCCATCGTGGTGATCGCGACGCCCGCCGCGGCGGCCCAGGCGGTCGCCGACCGGGTCATCACCTCGGGGATCACGAGTATCTTGAACTTCGCCCCCGTTGTGCTCAATGTGCCTGACGGAGTCGATGTCCGCAAAGTAGACCTATCGACCGAATTGCAGATCCTTGCGTTCCATGAGCAGCGCAAAGCGGATCGTGAATCAGGGAGCCCGATCATGGCCGAGAACCTGGCGGAGGCGATGGACGCATGA
- the hemC gene encoding hydroxymethylbilane synthase produces the protein MTESMVKAGPRVLRLGTRRSLMATTQSQRVADRLTALTGRPVELVGVTTFGDVTKAHLAQLGGTGVFVSALRDKLIEGEIDFAVHSLKDLPTASDPRILLAATPPRDDPRDALVGAAKLADLRPGDKVGTGSPRRVAQLRVLRPDLDYVPIRGNADTRIGKVTSGELAAVVLAAAGLGRLGRAAEISELFDVADVLPAPGQGALAVECRADDHALAELLAVLDDARTRAAVIAERAVLAALEAGCSAPVGAYASDEGHILNLTAAVVAFDGTRSVRKSTAGDPSAAMELGRDLAAAMIAEGAGTLMGERTH, from the coding sequence ATGACCGAGAGCATGGTGAAGGCGGGCCCGCGCGTGCTCCGGCTCGGCACGCGCCGCAGCCTGATGGCCACCACCCAGTCGCAGCGCGTCGCCGACCGCCTGACCGCGCTCACCGGCCGCCCGGTCGAGCTCGTCGGCGTCACGACCTTCGGCGACGTCACCAAGGCGCACCTCGCCCAGCTCGGCGGCACCGGCGTGTTCGTCAGCGCCCTGCGCGACAAGCTCATCGAGGGCGAGATCGACTTCGCGGTCCACTCCCTGAAGGACCTGCCGACCGCCTCCGACCCCCGAATCCTCCTGGCCGCGACCCCTCCGCGCGACGACCCGCGCGACGCCCTGGTCGGCGCGGCCAAGCTCGCCGACCTGCGCCCCGGCGACAAGGTGGGCACCGGCTCGCCGCGCAGGGTCGCCCAGCTCCGCGTGCTGCGTCCGGACCTCGACTACGTCCCGATCCGCGGCAACGCCGACACCCGTATCGGCAAGGTGACCTCCGGCGAGCTGGCCGCGGTCGTGCTGGCCGCCGCCGGGCTCGGCCGTCTGGGCCGCGCCGCCGAGATCTCCGAGCTGTTCGACGTGGCCGACGTGCTGCCGGCCCCCGGTCAGGGTGCCCTGGCCGTGGAGTGCCGCGCCGACGACCACGCCTTGGCCGAGTTGCTCGCCGTCCTCGATGACGCGCGCACGCGTGCGGCGGTCATCGCCGAGCGCGCCGTGCTCGCCGCTCTCGAGGCCGGGTGCAGCGCGCCCGTAGGTGCGTACGCCTCCGATGAGGGGCACATTCTCAACCTGACCGCCGCCGTTGTGGCCTTCGATGGCACGCGGTCGGTGCGCAAGTCCACCGCCGGGGATCCCTCGGCGGCCATGGAGCTCGGCCGTGACCTCGCGGCCGCCATGATCGCCGAGGGGGCCGGCACGTTGATGGGGGAGCGGACCCATTGA
- a CDS encoding glutaredoxin family protein, giving the protein MPPRDHMITLLGKPGCHLCDDARAVIRRVAAELGVSWEERDITVSPEDQAAYWDMIPVTFIDGVQHDFWRVDEARLRAALTA; this is encoded by the coding sequence ATGCCGCCGCGAGATCACATGATCACTCTGCTGGGCAAACCAGGATGCCACCTGTGCGACGACGCCAGGGCCGTCATCCGGCGCGTGGCCGCCGAGCTGGGCGTCTCTTGGGAGGAACGGGACATCACCGTCTCTCCGGAGGACCAGGCGGCGTACTGGGACATGATCCCCGTCACATTCATCGACGGCGTCCAGCACGACTTCTGGCGGGTGGACGAGGCGCGCCTGCGCGCCGCGCTCACGGCCTGA
- a CDS encoding NAD-dependent epimerase/dehydratase family protein codes for MTHTVLVTGVSRYIGARVASALAADPAIDRVIGVDTVPPPSLARGGGGVALGRTEFVRVDLRSPDIARVIAAADVGSVVHMSLVSAPSRTTGRSSMKEHNVIGTMQLLGACQRSATVRRVVVRSTTAVYGSSPRDPAVFTEDAEPAEAPAHGYAKDACEVEAYVRGFARRRPDITVSLLRFANFMGPGVDSPLTRYFAQPVVPTVFGFDPRLQFVHEDDAVEILRRMAVEDHPGTFNVAGDGVMLLSQCVRRGGRPTMPVPSPVFRGLGDALRRLGRVDFSPEQISLMLYGRAVDAGRVAAELGRRPTFTTAAAFDDFLLSRGLFGGTPLPVIDWLGTVLGGGREK; via the coding sequence ATGACCCACACCGTGCTCGTCACAGGGGTCTCCCGGTACATCGGCGCGCGCGTCGCGAGCGCCCTCGCGGCCGACCCGGCCATCGACCGGGTCATCGGTGTGGACACCGTGCCGCCGCCATCGCTCGCGCGGGGCGGCGGCGGCGTCGCGCTGGGCCGCACCGAGTTCGTCCGGGTTGATCTGCGCAGCCCGGACATCGCGCGCGTGATCGCCGCGGCGGACGTCGGCTCGGTCGTGCACATGAGCCTCGTCAGCGCTCCATCGAGGACCACCGGGCGGTCCTCGATGAAGGAGCACAACGTCATCGGCACCATGCAACTGCTCGGTGCCTGCCAGCGCTCCGCCACCGTGCGCCGCGTGGTCGTCCGTTCGACGACCGCGGTGTACGGCTCCTCGCCGCGCGACCCGGCCGTCTTCACCGAGGACGCCGAGCCGGCCGAGGCCCCCGCGCACGGCTACGCCAAGGACGCCTGCGAGGTCGAGGCGTACGTGCGTGGCTTCGCGCGGCGGCGTCCCGACATCACCGTGTCGCTGCTGCGCTTCGCGAACTTCATGGGCCCAGGGGTGGACTCCCCGCTCACCCGCTACTTCGCCCAGCCCGTCGTCCCCACCGTCTTCGGATTCGACCCGCGCCTGCAGTTCGTCCACGAGGACGACGCGGTCGAGATCCTGCGCCGCATGGCCGTCGAGGACCATCCCGGCACGTTCAACGTCGCGGGCGACGGCGTCATGCTCCTGTCCCAGTGCGTGCGCCGCGGCGGCCGGCCGACGATGCCGGTGCCGTCCCCCGTGTTCCGCGGCCTCGGCGACGCCCTGCGCCGTCTCGGCCGCGTCGACTTCTCACCCGAGCAGATCTCGCTCATGCTCTACGGCCGGGCCGTGGACGCCGGGCGCGTCGCCGCCGAGCTCGGCCGGCGTCCCACGTTCACCACCGCGGCCGCGTTCGATGATTTCCTCCTCTCGCGTGGCCTGTTTGGCGGTACGCCACTCCCTGTGATCGACTGGCTGGGAACAGTGCTCGGCGGGGGCAGGGAAAAGTGA
- a CDS encoding glutamyl-tRNA reductase has product MSLLAVGLSHRTAPVALLERMAATGDALVKLLHDVRSDAHVAEVMIVSTCNRVEVYTEVDRFHGGVTAVTQMLSVHSGIPQEQLTRHLYVHYEDRVVEHLFTVVCGLDSMAVGEGQILGQVRQSLRLAQEQGTAGSTLNELAQHALRVGKRAHTETAIDRAGASLVELGLTLAGKVIGPVQGRRALVVGAGSMSALSAVTLARAGVTDIVVANRTFERAARLAQSVGGRAVELKDVERELASADVVISCTGAGSVVIGTEMVASAVRDKPLFLLDLALPHDVDPGVRTLPGVTLVDLESMQEAGLGGERRDGGASEEVAAVRSIVATEVCEYLRAERAAKVTPTVIALRAKAAEVVETEIGRLVTRVPEIDGRLRGEISQTVRRVVDKLLHEPTVRVKRLAASPAGDHYAEALRELFDLNPKVPEAVTRAEVAEVETDATGREGDA; this is encoded by the coding sequence ATGAGTCTTCTGGCTGTGGGCCTCAGCCACAGAACCGCGCCCGTCGCCTTGCTGGAGCGCATGGCGGCCACCGGTGACGCTCTGGTCAAGCTGCTGCACGACGTGCGAAGCGACGCGCACGTGGCCGAGGTGATGATCGTCTCCACCTGTAACAGGGTCGAGGTCTACACCGAGGTGGACCGCTTCCACGGCGGCGTCACCGCGGTCACCCAGATGCTCAGCGTGCATTCGGGCATCCCCCAGGAACAGCTCACACGCCACCTGTACGTCCACTACGAGGACCGCGTGGTCGAGCACCTGTTCACCGTCGTGTGCGGGCTCGACTCGATGGCGGTGGGCGAGGGCCAGATCCTCGGCCAGGTACGCCAGTCGCTGCGGCTCGCCCAGGAACAGGGCACCGCGGGCTCGACGCTCAACGAGCTCGCCCAGCACGCGCTGCGCGTCGGCAAGCGCGCCCACACCGAGACCGCCATCGACCGCGCCGGCGCCTCCCTCGTCGAGCTCGGCCTCACCCTGGCAGGAAAGGTCATCGGCCCCGTCCAGGGCAGGCGCGCGCTGGTCGTGGGCGCCGGATCGATGAGCGCCCTGTCCGCCGTCACGCTCGCCAGGGCCGGCGTGACCGACATCGTGGTCGCCAACCGCACCTTCGAACGCGCCGCGCGCCTCGCCCAGAGCGTCGGGGGCCGCGCCGTCGAGCTGAAGGACGTCGAAAGGGAGCTGGCCTCGGCCGATGTGGTCATCTCCTGCACAGGAGCAGGTAGCGTTGTCATCGGCACCGAGATGGTGGCGTCGGCCGTGCGGGACAAGCCGCTTTTCCTGCTCGACCTGGCGCTGCCGCACGACGTCGACCCGGGCGTCCGCACTCTGCCCGGCGTCACCCTCGTCGACCTTGAGTCGATGCAGGAGGCCGGGCTCGGCGGCGAGAGGCGCGACGGCGGCGCCTCCGAGGAGGTCGCCGCGGTCCGCTCGATCGTGGCCACGGAAGTGTGCGAGTATCTCCGGGCCGAGCGCGCGGCCAAGGTGACGCCGACGGTGATCGCTCTGCGCGCCAAGGCCGCCGAGGTCGTCGAGACCGAGATCGGACGCCTGGTGACCCGGGTGCCCGAGATCGACGGGCGGTTGCGGGGAGAGATCTCCCAGACCGTCCGCAGGGTGGTGGACAAGCTGCTCCACGAGCCGACCGTGCGTGTCAAGCGGTTGGCGGCGTCCCCGGCGGGCGATCATTATGCCGAGGCGCTGCGTGAGCTGTTCGACCTGAACCCGAAGGTGCCGGAGGCGGTGACGAGAGCCGAGGTCGCCGAAGTGGAGACCGACGCGACCGGTCGCGAGGGGGACGCATGA
- a CDS encoding DUF5667 domain-containing protein, whose translation MPAVARREPRPDLVRRLNEIGADAGHGPGAGFRERLRDELLAARHAEPVPEPDPPAPRRSRRTRLRPAVLAVAMAMVLIFTGMQTYASVPGDRLYAIKRAAEATLLTLTTDDTERARRELNVAHSRATEAAALLGYPGSGREKLIGRTLDEMTTTTRSALTALGHVKRHGKPTPALKKFTEQQRDVVAPMIPQLGGDDRMKASAYLDMIDDLTP comes from the coding sequence ATGCCCGCCGTCGCGCGGCGCGAGCCCCGGCCCGATCTCGTCCGCAGGCTGAACGAGATCGGCGCCGACGCCGGACACGGCCCCGGCGCCGGCTTCCGGGAACGCCTGCGGGACGAGCTGCTGGCCGCCCGCCACGCCGAGCCCGTCCCCGAACCCGATCCGCCCGCCCCGCGCCGGTCCAGGCGCACGCGGCTGCGGCCCGCCGTCCTCGCCGTCGCCATGGCCATGGTCCTGATCTTCACGGGCATGCAGACCTACGCGTCGGTGCCGGGCGACCGCCTGTACGCGATCAAGCGGGCGGCCGAGGCGACGCTGCTCACCTTGACCACCGACGACACCGAGCGCGCCCGGCGCGAGCTGAACGTCGCCCACTCCCGGGCCACCGAGGCCGCCGCCCTGCTCGGCTACCCCGGCTCGGGGCGGGAGAAGCTGATCGGCAGGACGCTGGACGAGATGACGACGACCACGCGCTCGGCGCTCACCGCGCTCGGCCACGTCAAGCGCCACGGCAAGCCCACCCCGGCGCTGAAGAAGTTCACCGAGCAGCAGCGCGACGTGGTGGCGCCGATGATCCCGCAACTCGGCGGGGACGACCGCATGAAGGCCAGCGCCTACCTGGACATGATCGACGATCTCACGCCCTGA
- a CDS encoding 30S ribosomal protein bS22 yields the protein MGSVIKKRRKRMAKKKHRKLLKKTRIQRRNKK from the coding sequence GTGGGCTCTGTGATCAAGAAGCGTCGTAAGCGCATGGCGAAGAAGAAGCACCGCAAGCTTCTCAAGAAGACCCGCATCCAGCGGCGTAACAAGAAGTAG
- a CDS encoding lysophospholipid acyltransferase family protein → MIPITSARREEDESRATPVEDRLAEFLAFLRRRLAGEYEVDEFGFDPELNDKVLLELIRPLYRHWFRVQTLGLANVPDETGALVVANHSGTIPVDALMLQVALHDEHPKHRPLRLLGADLVYQLPVLGHLSRKSGHTLACPEDADRLMRKGELVGVFPEGFKGVGKPFAERYKLQRFGRGGFVASAIRAGVPIIPCAIVGAEEIYPKIGDLRSLARLFGLPYIPITPLFPWLGPLGLVPLPSKWMIEFGEPVRTDQYDPEEADDPMLVFNLTDQVRELVQQQLNRLRLQRGHAFPPFF, encoded by the coding sequence GTGATCCCGATCACCTCGGCGCGGCGCGAGGAGGACGAGAGCCGCGCCACGCCCGTCGAGGACCGTCTGGCCGAGTTCCTGGCCTTCCTGCGGCGGCGCCTCGCGGGGGAGTACGAGGTCGACGAGTTCGGTTTCGACCCCGAGCTGAACGACAAGGTGCTCCTCGAACTCATCCGCCCCCTGTACCGCCACTGGTTCCGCGTCCAGACCCTCGGCCTGGCCAACGTCCCCGACGAGACCGGCGCCTTGGTCGTCGCCAACCACTCGGGCACGATCCCGGTCGACGCGCTGATGCTCCAGGTCGCCCTGCACGACGAGCACCCCAAACACCGGCCCCTGCGCCTGCTCGGCGCCGACCTGGTCTACCAGCTCCCCGTCCTCGGCCACCTGTCCCGCAAGTCGGGCCACACCCTCGCCTGCCCCGAGGACGCCGACCGGCTGATGCGCAAGGGCGAGTTGGTCGGGGTGTTCCCCGAGGGCTTCAAGGGCGTCGGCAAGCCGTTCGCCGAGCGGTACAAACTCCAGCGTTTCGGCCGGGGCGGCTTCGTGGCCTCGGCCATCCGCGCGGGGGTGCCGATCATCCCGTGCGCGATCGTCGGCGCGGAGGAGATCTACCCCAAGATCGGCGACCTGCGCTCGCTGGCCCGCCTCTTCGGCCTCCCGTACATCCCCATCACGCCCCTGTTCCCCTGGCTGGGGCCGCTCGGCCTGGTGCCGCTGCCGTCCAAATGGATGATCGAGTTCGGTGAGCCCGTCCGCACCGACCAGTACGACCCCGAAGAGGCAGACGACCCCATGCTCGTCTTCAACCTCACCGACCAGGTCAGAGAGCTGGTCCAGCAGCAGCTGAACCGCCTGCGCCTCCAGCGCGGCCACGCCTTCCCGCCGTTCTTCTGA
- a CDS encoding putative quinol monooxygenase, with product MEALVAVTAFAGALFAAITTGILARRLRDERAGWLIAWTVTTAALCLALSAVAVGHLIGFGPVTFRVYQITGAFLAPFWLSIGMVQLLARGVAGRFAAWLLGIAFTLVTVVILAVDPLSAPEALAKKVLPLGDAHWTIIPTALLTAAHALTYLILIGCLIVAVLRWRAGGDSDADNMHAGVVLTPTGLAIVGAVRFAIPGVFAALVITLMVGAVWYAVARPLAPYDEERDDSDDWEEDPAPARRRGPEPSRPLQAPERPEATREAPLPPPAPAMPPPRRSGLGDLVAEYRAGDPAEVDYAARMQPGGFGGGPRTGEIIDQDQGRQGPVGRHGQHGPAGQPGQPGQHQHGQQEQGRQGQHGQHGQHGEQGGPGAFHEGGLPGQNGGRRAAGPPDYAMPGTGVVFPGGEGGGMFGHPDSPPAGRPAASPAAGSVKPSSGIYGLLTVFTLMDGAGEAFDRLAEETVEAVRRSEPDTLIFICHSVKSAPLQRIVYEIYRDEVAFTEHQRQAHMERFARERVAHVLAANVIELNVNAAKVVPLPSAFRV from the coding sequence ATGGAAGCCCTCGTTGCCGTCACCGCGTTCGCCGGCGCGTTGTTCGCCGCCATCACCACAGGCATCCTGGCCAGGCGTCTCCGTGACGAGCGCGCGGGCTGGCTGATCGCCTGGACCGTCACCACCGCGGCCCTCTGCCTGGCGCTCAGCGCCGTCGCGGTCGGGCACCTCATCGGGTTCGGCCCCGTGACCTTCCGCGTCTACCAGATCACCGGCGCCTTCCTCGCGCCGTTCTGGCTCTCCATCGGCATGGTCCAGCTCCTCGCGCGCGGGGTGGCGGGGCGGTTCGCCGCCTGGCTGCTGGGCATCGCCTTCACGCTGGTCACGGTGGTCATCCTGGCCGTCGACCCCCTCAGCGCGCCCGAGGCGCTCGCCAAGAAGGTCCTCCCCCTCGGGGACGCGCACTGGACGATCATCCCGACGGCGCTGCTGACCGCGGCCCACGCCCTGACGTACCTGATCCTCATCGGCTGCCTCATCGTGGCGGTCCTGCGGTGGCGCGCGGGCGGCGACAGCGACGCCGACAACATGCACGCCGGTGTGGTGCTCACGCCCACCGGGCTGGCCATCGTCGGCGCGGTGCGGTTCGCGATCCCGGGGGTGTTCGCGGCGCTGGTGATCACGCTGATGGTGGGGGCCGTCTGGTACGCCGTCGCCCGGCCGCTCGCGCCCTACGACGAGGAGCGCGACGACTCCGACGACTGGGAGGAGGACCCCGCCCCCGCCCGGCGCCGGGGCCCCGAGCCTTCCCGGCCTCTTCAGGCCCCCGAGCGGCCCGAGGCGACGCGGGAGGCCCCGCTGCCGCCTCCGGCGCCCGCGATGCCGCCGCCCCGCCGCTCGGGGCTCGGCGATCTGGTGGCGGAGTACCGGGCGGGCGATCCCGCCGAGGTGGACTACGCGGCGCGCATGCAGCCGGGAGGGTTCGGCGGCGGCCCGAGGACCGGCGAGATCATCGACCAGGACCAGGGACGGCAGGGCCCGGTCGGGCGCCATGGTCAGCACGGTCCTGCCGGCCAACCTGGCCAACCTGGCCAACACCAGCATGGCCAGCAGGAGCAGGGCCGGCAGGGCCAGCACGGGCAGCACGGGCAGCACGGTGAACAGGGCGGGCCGGGCGCGTTCCACGAGGGCGGGTTGCCCGGCCAGAACGGCGGGCGGCGGGCGGCGGGCCCGCCCGACTACGCGATGCCCGGCACCGGTGTGGTGTTCCCCGGCGGCGAGGGCGGCGGGATGTTCGGCCACCCCGATTCGCCCCCGGCCGGGCGTCCGGCGGCCTCGCCCGCGGCGGGGTCGGTCAAGCCGTCCTCCGGCATCTACGGCCTTCTCACCGTCTTCACGCTCATGGACGGGGCGGGGGAGGCGTTCGACCGCCTGGCGGAGGAGACGGTGGAGGCGGTGCGCCGCAGCGAGCCCGACACGCTGATCTTCATCTGCCACTCGGTGAAGTCGGCGCCGCTGCAGCGCATCGTGTACGAGATCTACCGCGACGAGGTGGCCTTCACCGAGCACCAGCGGCAGGCGCACATGGAGCGCTTCGCCCGCGAGAGGGTGGCGCACGTGCTGGCGGCGAACGTGATAGAGCTCAACGTCAACGCCGCCAAGGTGGTCCCGCTGCCGTCGGCCTTCCGGGTCTGA
- a CDS encoding helix-turn-helix domain-containing protein, whose translation MAAGERPLSEVKFLTVAEVATVMRVSKMTVYRLVHSGELPAIRVGRSFRVPEQAVHDYLRDAFIEAG comes from the coding sequence ATGGCTGCAGGCGAAAGACCTCTCAGTGAGGTGAAGTTCCTGACGGTGGCAGAGGTTGCCACCGTCATGCGGGTATCCAAGATGACGGTTTACCGGCTCGTGCACTCGGGTGAGCTGCCGGCCATCCGGGTCGGGCGGTCCTTCAGAGTGCCCGAGCAGGCGGTGCACGACTACCTCAGGGATGCGTTCATCGAGGCGGGTTGA